The following are encoded together in the Deinococcus malanensis genome:
- the zapE gene encoding cell division protein ZapE, with protein sequence MIDLLARMPSVTPDELTAHLTPSPRYDRVRFDSYQPNPGYLSQGEARDALEAFVQEPAPKPGGFRLFRRPARPEGQGIYLDGGFGVGKTHLLASAWHAAPGRAALMSFQDLMYIIGVLGMNRAVEAFRNHDLLLIDEFELDDPGNTHMANTFLGQLMPGGTHVVATSNTEPGALGQGRFNARDFERQIQGIASRFAAHTIDGPDYRQRGTRPEDTLQPAEFAAWQVQQNPDTLSVVQHRDLNRHLLRVHPSHFPRLLEGIGALGVEGLCPMTDQNVALRFVHFIDKLYDLGLGAAFTGVPLGTLFDETYRHGAYAKKYSRCLSRLSEMLREARVGE encoded by the coding sequence ATGATTGACCTACTGGCCCGCATGCCCAGCGTGACCCCCGATGAGCTGACCGCGCACCTGACGCCCAGTCCGCGTTACGACCGGGTGCGCTTTGACAGTTACCAGCCCAATCCCGGCTACCTCAGCCAGGGTGAGGCAAGGGACGCGCTGGAAGCTTTCGTGCAGGAGCCGGCGCCGAAACCTGGCGGCTTCCGTCTGTTCCGTCGTCCTGCACGTCCGGAAGGACAGGGTATCTATCTGGACGGCGGCTTTGGGGTAGGGAAGACCCACCTGCTGGCCAGTGCGTGGCACGCCGCCCCGGGCCGCGCCGCCCTGATGAGCTTCCAGGATCTGATGTACATCATCGGGGTTCTGGGCATGAACCGCGCCGTGGAGGCCTTCCGCAACCACGACCTGTTGCTGATCGACGAGTTCGAGCTGGATGATCCCGGCAATACCCACATGGCCAATACGTTTCTGGGTCAGCTGATGCCGGGTGGCACGCACGTGGTGGCCACCAGCAACACCGAACCTGGTGCCCTGGGCCAGGGCCGCTTTAACGCCCGTGACTTCGAACGGCAGATTCAGGGCATCGCCAGCCGGTTCGCGGCGCATACCATCGACGGCCCGGATTACCGCCAGCGCGGCACCCGGCCGGAAGATACGCTTCAGCCCGCTGAATTCGCGGCCTGGCAGGTCCAGCAGAACCCGGACACCCTCAGTGTCGTGCAGCACCGGGATCTGAACCGGCACCTGCTCCGGGTTCACCCCAGTCACTTTCCCCGCCTGCTTGAGGGCATCGGGGCGCTGGGGGTCGAGGGTTTGTGCCCCATGACCGACCAGAACGTCGCCCTGCGGTTCGTGCACTTTATCGACAAGCTGTACGACCTGGGTCTTGGTGCGGCGTTTACTGGGGTGCCGCTGGGAACCCTGTTTGACGAGACGTACCGGCATGGGGCGTATGCCAAGAAGTACAGCCGGTGTCTGTCGAGGCTTTCGGAGATGTTGCGGGAGGCTCGGGTGGGGGAGTGA
- a CDS encoding S4 domain-containing protein, with product MKLKLSTLINQARGGRVVRTPFVDGDEIDRRLLQDDEVRHKIAGGFPDARRVILTLHPEHIPEVDSAVTVLRLTPEDAAPAWDLQDFHVQLRRLELNEDQLGDLREDRGGFLLAATGKAAQTLAALTELGGRHVDVEEVGESAGKSSKVREVVVPSMRVDVVGAKGFGVSRAYFQQGIDGGKVRLNGQPARASSEIREGDSLAAEGLGRIDFKRVVNETRRGNFKVELDVHR from the coding sequence ATGAAGCTCAAGCTCAGTACCCTGATCAACCAGGCCCGGGGTGGCCGCGTGGTCCGCACGCCCTTTGTGGACGGTGACGAGATCGACCGGCGCCTGCTGCAGGACGACGAGGTCCGTCACAAGATTGCCGGCGGCTTTCCGGATGCCCGGCGCGTGATCCTGACCCTGCATCCCGAACACATCCCCGAGGTGGACAGTGCCGTGACGGTGCTGCGCCTGACACCGGAGGACGCGGCACCCGCCTGGGACCTGCAGGATTTTCATGTGCAGCTGCGCCGGCTGGAACTCAACGAGGACCAGCTCGGCGACCTGCGCGAGGACCGTGGCGGCTTTCTGCTGGCGGCCACCGGCAAGGCCGCCCAGACCCTGGCCGCCCTGACCGAACTCGGCGGCCGGCACGTGGATGTCGAGGAAGTCGGAGAAAGCGCCGGAAAGAGCAGCAAGGTCCGCGAGGTGGTGGTGCCCAGCATGCGGGTGGACGTGGTGGGTGCCAAGGGGTTCGGCGTGAGCCGCGCCTACTTCCAGCAGGGCATTGACGGGGGCAAAGTGCGCCTGAACGGTCAGCCAGCCCGCGCCAGCAGCGAAATCCGCGAGGGTGACAGCCTGGCGGCCGAGGGGCTGGGCCGGATCGACTTCAAGCGCGTGGTGAACGAGACGCGGCGCGGCAACTTCAAGGTTGAACTCGATGTGCATCGCTGA
- a CDS encoding DUF3197 domain-containing protein — MPNLDPLGVPGAPLETLNAALSGAQTLDLSGGWLLLVTDWQGHRPMARYGAVVLPAAGEPLVLTAAFGPRFGPAGAEALAQLVTWAQEQGLTLRETVLSPSAFMQVLEEPDHEEIRHLVAASNPTDPGIYTRPDLRADQKDEDGWDD, encoded by the coding sequence ATGCCAAACCTTGATCCGCTGGGCGTGCCGGGCGCCCCCCTGGAGACCCTGAATGCTGCGCTGTCCGGCGCCCAGACACTGGACCTGAGCGGAGGCTGGCTGCTGCTGGTCACCGACTGGCAGGGGCACCGCCCCATGGCCCGGTACGGCGCGGTGGTGCTGCCGGCAGCCGGCGAGCCATTGGTGCTGACCGCCGCGTTCGGCCCGCGCTTCGGACCGGCAGGCGCCGAGGCCCTGGCACAGCTGGTGACCTGGGCGCAGGAGCAGGGGCTGACGCTGCGCGAAACGGTGCTCAGTCCCAGCGCCTTTATGCAGGTGCTCGAGGAGCCTGACCACGAGGAAATCCGGCATCTGGTCGCCGCCAGCAACCCGACTGATCCGGGCATCTATACCCGGCCCGACCTCCGGGCCGATCAGAAAGACGAGGACGGCTGGGACGACTGA